A window from Patescibacteria group bacterium encodes these proteins:
- a CDS encoding DUF4012 domain-containing protein codes for MAKNKSKSTKNNLNIPSDNIIDLRKVLVEEEKKQKQEKKKFFDYFYFTKKAKSKSKPKKIKSKKGRPIKQYKFEIKWSKIGAFSIICLFLIVPLFLLAGYQNIDKVKGRVLGVSVVAMENLKSAGTAAADFDLEKAQTGFVKAGEKFEEAEKELGQINGFLLSLLKLVPIKGKTITSGQHLLKAGKDMAEIGQLISEKIKPLTSQTSLNKNKLNLAESLINLNSNIKRINLLFNDLKGHLNKVDADSLPPEYREEVKRVQNILPEFDGYISKMNKVFNIASGFLAPEGQKEYLFLFQNNSEIRPTGGFIGSLALVNVNRGQIKILEVPPRGPYEINDDFQEKIIPPKPLWLINNQWQIQDANWFADFPTSAEKINWFYEKARGFSVDGIVTLTPDVVVNLLEITGPITLDKYETVITSDNFIEQTQKQVELEYDKEVNQPKQIIADLIPLLLEKIFNTQNNKIIDVINTLQKSLKEKDILIYFEDEDLQNKVEKLNWGGQVQKAERDYLMVVNTNIGGGKTDRVIKQEIYHQAEIKADGRVIDTLTIQRRHNGNPENYFTKIKNMDYLRVYVPPGSQLIEVSGFDQIDKNLLIYPEKEAIEDSFLLSQEKDPIIHERSNTRITQEFNKTVFANWIGLEVGESQTVTIKYKLPFKIKDKKDLYSLYIQKQPGAKNSFINTSLTLDQNYQVIDQTDQNTNKAENIIEYSDNLDTDKAYGVILEKNGQN; via the coding sequence ATGGCAAAAAATAAATCAAAAAGTACAAAAAATAATCTAAATATTCCGTCGGATAATATTATTGATCTGAGAAAAGTTTTAGTCGAGGAGGAAAAAAAACAAAAGCAGGAAAAAAAGAAATTTTTTGATTATTTTTATTTTACTAAAAAAGCAAAATCTAAAAGTAAGCCTAAAAAAATTAAGTCTAAAAAAGGAAGACCAATTAAACAATATAAGTTTGAAATTAAATGGTCCAAAATTGGAGCTTTCTCTATAATCTGCCTTTTTTTGATCGTCCCTTTATTTTTATTGGCTGGTTATCAAAATATTGATAAAGTAAAAGGCCGTGTTTTAGGAGTTTCTGTGGTAGCCATGGAAAATTTAAAAAGCGCTGGCACGGCCGCGGCTGACTTTGATTTAGAAAAAGCTCAGACAGGATTTGTTAAAGCTGGAGAAAAGTTTGAAGAAGCGGAAAAAGAACTGGGCCAAATTAACGGATTTTTACTTTCTCTTTTAAAATTAGTGCCAATTAAAGGCAAAACTATTACTTCGGGTCAGCATCTTTTAAAAGCCGGGAAAGATATGGCTGAAATCGGCCAGCTGATTAGTGAAAAAATTAAGCCCTTAACTAGTCAGACTTCTTTAAACAAAAATAAGCTTAATCTGGCTGAAAGCCTGATAAATCTAAATAGTAATATTAAACGTATAAATTTACTTTTTAATGATTTAAAAGGCCATTTAAATAAAGTTGATGCTGATAGTTTGCCGCCTGAATACAGAGAAGAGGTAAAAAGAGTGCAGAATATATTACCGGAGTTTGATGGCTATATAAGTAAAATGAATAAAGTTTTTAATATAGCCAGCGGTTTTTTAGCGCCCGAGGGCCAAAAAGAGTACTTGTTTCTTTTTCAAAATAATTCGGAAATTAGACCAACCGGCGGTTTTATTGGTTCTTTAGCTCTGGTAAATGTTAACCGAGGTCAGATTAAAATACTAGAAGTGCCCCCCCGGGGTCCTTATGAAATTAATGATGATTTTCAGGAAAAAATTATTCCCCCCAAGCCTTTGTGGCTGATCAATAACCAATGGCAGATACAAGACGCCAACTGGTTTGCTGACTTTCCCACCAGTGCCGAAAAGATTAACTGGTTTTATGAAAAGGCCAGAGGATTTTCAGTTGATGGTATAGTAACCTTGACTCCGGACGTAGTGGTTAACTTACTAGAGATAACCGGCCCTATCACTTTAGATAAGTATGAAACGGTTATCACTAGCGATAATTTTATAGAGCAGACCCAAAAACAGGTTGAGCTTGAATATGATAAAGAAGTTAACCAGCCCAAGCAAATTATTGCTGATTTGATACCCTTACTTTTGGAAAAGATTTTTAATACCCAAAATAATAAAATAATTGATGTCATTAACACTCTACAAAAGTCCTTAAAAGAAAAAGATATTTTGATATATTTTGAGGATGAAGACTTACAAAATAAAGTTGAAAAATTAAACTGGGGCGGCCAAGTTCAAAAAGCAGAGAGAGATTATTTAATGGTGGTCAATACTAATATCGGCGGTGGTAAAACAGACCGAGTGATAAAGCAAGAAATTTACCATCAGGCGGAGATTAAAGCTGACGGCCGTGTTATTGATACTTTAACCATTCAAAGACGGCATAATGGCAATCCGGAAAATTATTTTACCAAAATAAAAAATATGGATTATTTAAGGGTTTATGTGCCACCAGGCAGTCAGCTGATTGAAGTTAGTGGTTTTGATCAAATTGATAAAAATTTACTAATTTATCCGGAAAAAGAAGCAATTGAAGATTCATTTTTACTTTCCCAGGAAAAAGATCCTATAATTCATGAGCGAAGTAATACTCGGATAACCCAGGAATTTAATAAAACAGTTTTTGCTAATTGGATCGGTTTAGAAGTAGGGGAGAGCCAGACAGTCACTATAAAATATAAGCTACCTTTTAAAATAAAGGATAAAAAAGACCTTTATTCTTTATACATACAAAAACAGCCCGGCGCTAAAAACAGCTTCATAAATACCAGCTTAACTCTGGACCAAAATTATCAGGTTATTGATCAAACTGATCAGAATACTAACAAGGCCGAAAACATAATTGAGTATTCTGATAATCTGGATACAGACAAAGCCTATGGCGTTATTTTGGAAAAAAATGGCCAAAATTAG
- the murJ gene encoding murein biosynthesis integral membrane protein MurJ produces the protein MWRKVWNKLQNTVAGGAIIIASASVLSKVLGLVRDRLLASSFGASDILDTYFAAFRLPDLIFNILVLGALSSAFIPIFIEYWKKGKSALARKEAWHIANSILNIIVVFLFILGLIFLIFAPQLVSLITPGFDAQKQAMTTRLTRIMLASILLFGVSNVFSSILNSFRRFLAYALAPIMYNVGIIFGILFLYPGMGIEGLAWGVVLGAFLHMVIQLPAVLKTGYRYKRVFNYHHPGVKKMARLILPRTFGLAIFQINRLVITIVASTLMAGSIAVFNLANNLQSFPINVFGVSLAIAAFPLMSSAFAEKDTGKFVLHFSVTFRRILFLVIPASVLILLLRAQLVRVILGSGSFDWQDTYLTAQTLGYFSLSLFAQSLVPVLARSFYAHHDTKTPVKVSIFSLVINIIGSVILGKVMGVTGLALSFSIANIINMILLLGILRNKMGYLDDKKIINSTLKIAMASIVMGGVIWLVKRFLVLGIDMSTFVGVFLQGLIAGLSGIIVYLLIALIFRFDEISIITNWFRRTKKKIINNTKNNSNNNYK, from the coding sequence ATGTGGCGAAAAGTCTGGAATAAACTTCAAAACACTGTAGCTGGCGGAGCTATTATTATAGCTTCGGCTTCTGTTTTATCAAAGGTTTTAGGCTTAGTGCGCGACCGGCTTTTGGCTTCTTCTTTTGGAGCCAGTGATATTTTAGACACTTATTTTGCCGCTTTTCGTTTGCCAGATCTTATTTTTAATATTTTAGTTTTAGGAGCTTTGTCTTCGGCTTTTATTCCGATTTTTATTGAGTATTGGAAAAAAGGTAAAAGCGCCCTGGCTAGAAAAGAAGCCTGGCATATTGCTAATTCTATTTTGAATATTATAGTAGTTTTTTTATTTATCTTGGGATTAATATTTTTGATTTTTGCTCCCCAATTAGTTTCTTTAATTACTCCCGGTTTTGACGCGCAAAAACAAGCTATGACCACTAGGTTAACTCGTATTATGTTAGCTTCAATTTTACTTTTTGGCGTTTCTAATGTTTTTTCCAGTATTTTAAATTCTTTTCGCCGCTTTTTGGCCTATGCTCTAGCCCCGATCATGTATAACGTCGGTATTATCTTTGGTATTCTTTTTCTTTATCCGGGTATGGGCATAGAAGGTCTGGCCTGGGGGGTAGTTTTAGGCGCTTTTTTACATATGGTCATTCAGCTGCCAGCTGTTTTAAAAACAGGCTATCGTTATAAACGAGTTTTTAACTACCATCATCCTGGAGTTAAAAAAATGGCCCGACTTATTTTACCTCGCACTTTTGGATTAGCTATTTTTCAGATTAATCGTTTGGTTATAACCATCGTTGCTTCGACCTTAATGGCTGGTTCAATCGCCGTTTTTAATTTAGCTAATAATTTGCAGAGTTTTCCCATCAACGTATTTGGTGTCTCTTTAGCCATAGCTGCTTTTCCTTTGATGAGCAGCGCTTTTGCTGAGAAAGACACTGGCAAGTTTGTGCTTCATTTTTCAGTTACCTTTAGACGTATTCTATTTTTAGTAATACCTGCCTCAGTTTTAATCCTTTTATTAAGAGCTCAGCTGGTGCGAGTAATTTTAGGATCCGGCTCTTTTGACTGGCAAGATACTTATTTAACCGCTCAGACCCTGGGGTATTTTTCATTATCTCTTTTTGCTCAAAGCTTAGTCCCAGTTTTGGCTCGTTCGTTTTATGCTCACCATGACACTAAAACGCCAGTTAAAGTCAGTATTTTTTCTTTGGTTATAAATATAATCGGCTCAGTGATTTTAGGTAAAGTTATGGGAGTGACTGGCCTGGCCCTTTCTTTTTCCATTGCTAATATTATAAATATGATTCTTTTACTGGGTATTTTAAGGAATAAAATGGGCTATTTGGATGATAAAAAAATAATTAATTCCACTTTGAAAATAGCCATGGCCAGTATAGTCATGGGCGGCGTAATCTGGCTGGTTAAGCGTTTTTTGGTCTTAGGTATCGATATGAGCACCTTTGTCGGAGTGTTTTTACAGGGCCTAATAGCTGGTTTATCTGGTATAATAGTTTATTTATTAATAGCTTTGATTTTCCGTTTTGATGAAATTTCAATAATCACTAATTGGTTTAGAAGAACCAAGAAAAAAATTATTAATAATACTAAGAATAATTCCAATAATAATTATAAATAA
- a CDS encoding sugar transferase → MKKSELIFSAILIPVDYLMLLTAGLLAYYLRFETALTDIRPVFYEMSFTGYLFIILVVSLVFLIVFTLSGLYNIKGTRRSVDEYAKVFVACSAAFMLLLLVTFFQRELFSSRFIILTGYIFSIIFVSIGRFFVRLIQRSLFKKGIGVHKVLVVGQDKEADNIVKEINLYPNLGYRIVACLDNFSEENLAKAENIIKENNIDELIQAESNLAKEQVLNEIEFCNNHHIIFKYAAGLAEAQRVHLDVNAIGGVPIIEVKKTPLDGWGKIIKRFFDIVLSFLALIILLPLFLIVALAVKIDSRGPVFARLKRIGEGGRRFTLFKFRSMIKGAHAMKKDLVAMNERKDGPLFKIKNDPRITRVGRFIRKTSLDELPQLFNVLRGEMSLVGPRPHEPEEVASYEKHHRKLLAIKPGITGLAQVSGRSDLLFEEEVKLDIHYIENWSLKLDLQIILKTPFVVLSTKSAN, encoded by the coding sequence ATGAAAAAATCTGAGCTAATATTCTCAGCTATTTTAATACCAGTAGATTATTTAATGTTGCTTACCGCTGGTTTATTAGCCTATTATTTGCGTTTTGAAACCGCTCTGACAGATATCAGGCCGGTTTTTTATGAAATGAGTTTTACGGGATATTTGTTTATAATTTTAGTGGTTAGTCTTGTGTTTTTGATTGTTTTTACCCTGTCTGGTTTATATAATATTAAAGGTACTCGTCGGTCAGTCGATGAGTATGCTAAGGTTTTTGTCGCTTGTTCAGCGGCTTTTATGCTTTTACTATTAGTCACCTTTTTTCAGCGTGAGCTATTTTCTTCTCGCTTTATTATTTTAACCGGTTATATTTTTAGTATAATTTTTGTTTCTATAGGCCGTTTCTTTGTCCGCTTAATTCAGAGATCATTATTTAAAAAAGGCATTGGTGTTCATAAAGTTTTGGTGGTGGGTCAAGATAAAGAAGCAGATAATATTGTTAAAGAGATAAATTTATACCCTAATCTTGGTTATCGGATAGTGGCTTGTCTTGATAATTTTTCCGAGGAAAATTTGGCAAAAGCAGAGAATATAATAAAAGAAAATAATATTGATGAATTAATTCAGGCTGAAAGTAATCTAGCAAAGGAGCAGGTTTTAAATGAAATTGAGTTTTGTAATAACCATCATATTATCTTTAAATACGCCGCTGGTCTGGCCGAGGCCCAGCGTGTACACTTGGATGTTAATGCTATTGGGGGAGTACCTATTATTGAAGTCAAAAAAACTCCTTTAGACGGCTGGGGCAAAATTATAAAAAGATTTTTTGATATAGTTTTATCATTTTTGGCTCTAATAATTTTATTGCCCTTATTTTTGATAGTAGCTTTGGCGGTTAAAATAGATTCAAGGGGTCCGGTTTTTGCCAGACTAAAAAGAATTGGAGAAGGGGGGCGCAGATTTACCCTTTTTAAATTTCGTTCCATGATAAAAGGAGCTCATGCTATGAAAAAAGACTTAGTAGCCATGAATGAAAGAAAAGATGGCCCTTTATTTAAAATAAAAAATGACCCCCGAATAACTAGAGTTGGGCGCTTTATCAGGAAAACCAGTTTGGATGAATTACCACAACTATTTAATGTATTAAGAGGTGAGATGAGTTTAGTTGGTCCCCGGCCCCATGAACCCGAAGAAGTGGCTAGTTATGAAAAACATCATCGAAAGCTTTTGGCTATAAAACCAGGTATAACCGGACTAGCTCAGGTTTCTGGCCGTTCGGATTTGCTTTTTGAAGAAGAGGTTAAACTTGATATCCATTATATTGAAAATTGGTCTTTAAAACTGGATTTACAAATTATTTTAAAAACACCTTTTGTAGTCTTATCCACTAAATCGGCTAATTAA
- a CDS encoding ribonuclease HI family protein: MSNQKYQIYTDGGARGNPGPAGLGVVIWQGHKLIGQYKKYIGKATNNQAEYQAIHFGLQKAKEVGAKNIECFLDSELVVNQLNMEFKIKNKELGPWFIKIWNLRQSFDKVTFTHIRREKNKEADKLVNEAIDEAK, encoded by the coding sequence ATGAGTAATCAGAAATATCAAATTTATACTGACGGCGGCGCTCGGGGTAATCCCGGTCCGGCTGGTCTTGGCGTGGTTATCTGGCAGGGTCATAAATTAATAGGACAATATAAAAAATATATTGGTAAAGCCACTAATAATCAAGCTGAATACCAGGCCATCCATTTCGGCCTGCAAAAAGCCAAGGAGGTTGGCGCCAAAAATATTGAATGCTTTCTTGATTCAGAGCTAGTGGTAAATCAGTTGAATATGGAGTTTAAGATTAAAAATAAAGAACTAGGTCCCTGGTTTATTAAAATTTGGAATCTACGCCAGTCTTTTGATAAAGTTACTTTTACTCATATTCGGCGTGAAAAAAATAAAGAAGCCGATAAATTGGTAAATGAAGCTATTGATGAAGCAAAATAA
- a CDS encoding Wzz/FepE/Etk N-terminal domain-containing protein, producing MELKEYLKIVKKHLILVIALILLIGGAAFLFSYFQPNTYEASVSFAVNRINTKETQDYQFDGYYAIQASDLVSQTVVSWFSTPSVVLEIYEKANISPQYNSLEEFATFFNTKKYSAQNINVKFKEKTQEKAENIAAATIEVINAKVKALNKSSDSDSLFEAQASSPVVVETTPNLWLNTIIGLVVGLILGLFLVYLVDYFKSEEKKEIY from the coding sequence ATGGAATTAAAAGAATATTTAAAAATTGTTAAAAAACATTTAATTTTAGTTATTGCCTTGATACTGCTTATTGGAGGCGCTGCTTTTCTATTTAGCTATTTTCAACCTAATACCTATGAAGCCTCGGTTTCCTTTGCTGTTAACCGGATAAATACCAAAGAAACACAAGATTATCAGTTTGACGGTTATTATGCCATTCAGGCTTCAGACTTAGTTTCACAAACAGTGGTCAGCTGGTTTTCCACTCCTTCGGTAGTTCTGGAGATTTATGAAAAGGCAAATATTAGCCCCCAGTATAATTCTTTAGAGGAATTTGCTACTTTTTTTAATACCAAAAAGTACTCAGCTCAAAATATTAATGTGAAGTTTAAAGAAAAAACCCAAGAAAAGGCTGAAAATATAGCGGCGGCTACTATTGAAGTAATTAATGCCAAAGTTAAAGCCTTGAATAAAAGTTCTGATTCTGATTCATTATTTGAAGCCCAAGCCTCTTCGCCAGTGGTGGTGGAAACTACCCCTAATCTTTGGCTAAATACAATCATTGGCTTAGTGGTAGGATTAATTTTGGGCTTATTTTTAGTTTATCTTGTAGATTATTTTAAGAGTGAAGAAAAAAAGGAAATTTATTAA
- a CDS encoding type II secretion system protein produces MNNKRFTLIELMIVVVLFGILAAIAIPNFINKDRDAKVKANCYTLQLAAEDFATQNGGNYPMNSSDQTSTSDSLIDFLPEDQYLINPFTQKRTEPSSWDDIYLDHSPGSISYTPCPLGDDYGYIIRGYDHKGDLLIFLSSMD; encoded by the coding sequence TTGAATAACAAAAGATTTACTCTGATTGAGCTGATGATCGTGGTAGTACTTTTCGGTATTCTGGCGGCTATTGCGATCCCGAATTTCATTAATAAGGACCGGGACGCCAAAGTCAAGGCCAACTGCTATACTTTACAATTGGCCGCTGAGGATTTTGCCACTCAGAATGGAGGGAATTATCCGATGAATTCCAGTGATCAGACATCCACAAGCGACAGTCTGATTGATTTTCTGCCTGAAGACCAATATCTTATCAATCCCTTCACGCAGAAAAGGACGGAGCCCAGTAGCTGGGATGACATCTATCTTGACCATTCCCCGGGATCTATCTCTTACACGCCATGCCCTTTAGGCGATGACTATGGATACATAATTAGGGGCTATGACCATAAGGGTGATTTGCTGATTTTCCTCTCTTCCATGGACTAG
- a CDS encoding glycosyltransferase family 1 protein, giving the protein MRIGIDARFYGPKAKGLGRYAEKLLQYLDKIDQKNDYIVFLRKENFKKFQPSSDNFKKVIADFRWYSLAEQIRMPLLTRKYNLDLMHFPHFNVPLFYQGKFIVTIHDLILTRFPTERASTLGPFLYKMKHLLYKLVIRQAIKKAQKIITVSNFSKKDIEDNFPLAKGKVSVTYEATSDFKKTIANIDSEAFFQKYKFKPPYILYVGNAYPHKNLEKFIKVFKLLEKKGIAPYFVLVGKMDYFFQRLKKYVKELKLSKRVKFLGYVSDEELKFLYQKAKLYVFPSLIEGFGLPPLEAMSQGLPVLSSNQSCLPEVLGHAAEYFNPKDLDNMAEKLEYLLKNKETREMMREKGYQQVKKYKWINLAQKTLSIYELNN; this is encoded by the coding sequence ATGAGAATTGGCATTGATGCTCGTTTTTACGGGCCAAAAGCTAAGGGTTTAGGACGATACGCAGAGAAATTATTACAGTATTTAGATAAAATTGATCAGAAAAATGATTATATAGTTTTTTTAAGAAAAGAAAATTTTAAGAAATTTCAACCTTCTTCAGATAATTTTAAAAAGGTGATAGCTGATTTTAGATGGTATTCGCTAGCTGAACAGATCAGGATGCCGCTTTTAACCAGAAAATATAATCTCGATTTAATGCATTTTCCTCACTTTAATGTTCCTTTGTTTTATCAAGGTAAATTTATAGTCACTATTCATGATTTGATTTTAACGCGCTTTCCTACAGAAAGAGCTTCTACCCTGGGTCCTTTTCTGTATAAGATGAAACACTTGCTTTATAAGCTGGTTATCAGACAGGCTATAAAAAAGGCGCAGAAAATAATTACAGTTTCTAATTTTTCTAAAAAAGATATTGAAGATAATTTTCCATTGGCTAAAGGTAAGGTATCAGTAACCTATGAAGCCACTAGTGATTTTAAAAAAACAATAGCTAATATAGATAGTGAGGCTTTTTTTCAAAAATATAAATTTAAACCGCCTTATATTCTTTATGTGGGTAATGCTTACCCCCATAAAAATTTGGAAAAATTTATAAAAGTTTTTAAATTATTAGAAAAAAAAGGAATAGCCCCTTATTTTGTTTTGGTCGGTAAAATGGATTATTTTTTTCAGCGTTTGAAAAAATACGTCAAAGAGTTAAAATTAAGTAAGAGAGTAAAATTTTTAGGGTATGTTAGTGATGAAGAGCTTAAATTCCTTTATCAAAAGGCGAAACTTTATGTTTTTCCCTCATTAATTGAAGGCTTTGGCCTGCCTCCTTTGGAAGCTATGAGCCAAGGTTTGCCAGTTTTATCCAGTAATCAATCTTGTCTGCCTGAGGTTTTGGGCCATGCGGCTGAGTACTTTAACCCTAAAGATCTCGATAATATGGCTGAAAAACTGGAATATTTATTGAAAAACAAAGAAACTAGAGAAATGATGCGAGAAAAAGGCTATCAACAAGTCAAAAAATACAAATGGATTAATTTAGCTCAAAAAACATTATCAATATATGAATTAAATAATTAG
- the recJ gene encoding single-stranded-DNA-specific exonuclease RecJ, with protein sequence MKKKWKILDKAPNKFFSQFPEIDPIVLQLLYNRELKTQKDIDGFLNLDYGEDQHDPFLFKDMKKASKRIFKALEKKEKVAIYGDYDADGVTSTAIIYNVLTELGFKNIEVYIPYRMTEGYGINEKAVKEFVDKNIDLMITVDCGIANKEEIALANKKGIDVIITDHHHEPLNPPDKAFAIINPKVKEEKYPFKDLAGVGVAFKLAQALIKESRKKGLDIPRGYEKWLLDLVAIGTVTDCVGLIGENRTLVRYGLVVLNKTKKIGLRKLIKKSRLNLGELEAWNIAFQLGPRLNAAGRLDHASTSFKLLITGDNQEAEEIVEGLEKTNKERQKITEKMVGEAKEQIDEKKAKGSIISVLGQDWSAGLIGLVAGRLCDQFYRPIIVLSQSENEVIASGRSIPEFDIIEAVEKLRKHLKDYGGHAAACGFTLKARDRLDEFNKELLILGEERLKDLDLFPKIVIEKKVKLEEITHDLLHELEEFKPFGQGNKKPLFLLENLTVVNFDLVGKNTNHLRLMVKQDDHTVRKCIGFYQQELAKNLKNGQKIDLVCEVSFNEWNGTKEIQLKIIDLKIKK encoded by the coding sequence ATGAAGAAAAAATGGAAAATTTTAGACAAAGCACCAAATAAATTTTTTAGCCAGTTTCCGGAAATTGACCCGATTGTTTTACAGTTGCTTTATAATAGAGAGCTTAAAACACAAAAAGATATTGATGGGTTTTTAAATCTCGATTATGGAGAAGACCAGCATGATCCTTTTTTATTTAAGGATATGAAAAAGGCGAGCAAAAGAATTTTTAAAGCTCTAGAAAAAAAGGAAAAAGTGGCTATTTATGGTGATTATGACGCTGATGGTGTTACTTCTACGGCCATTATTTACAATGTTTTAACTGAACTAGGTTTTAAAAATATAGAGGTTTATATTCCGTATCGTATGACTGAAGGTTATGGAATAAATGAAAAGGCGGTTAAAGAATTTGTAGATAAGAATATTGATTTGATGATTACGGTTGACTGTGGTATTGCCAATAAAGAAGAAATTGCCTTAGCCAATAAAAAGGGTATTGATGTAATTATCACGGATCATCATCACGAACCCTTGAATCCGCCGGATAAAGCCTTTGCTATCATCAACCCTAAAGTTAAGGAGGAAAAATATCCCTTTAAAGATTTAGCTGGGGTGGGAGTAGCTTTTAAATTAGCCCAGGCTTTAATAAAAGAGTCCAGAAAAAAAGGGCTTGATATTCCTCGGGGTTATGAAAAATGGCTGCTGGATTTAGTGGCTATTGGCACGGTTACTGATTGTGTCGGTCTGATCGGCGAAAACCGCACTTTAGTCAGATATGGTTTAGTAGTTTTAAATAAAACTAAAAAAATTGGCTTAAGAAAATTAATTAAAAAGTCTCGTCTTAATTTGGGAGAATTAGAAGCTTGGAATATTGCTTTTCAGCTCGGACCGCGACTTAACGCCGCCGGCCGGCTAGACCACGCTTCAACTTCTTTTAAATTACTAATCACCGGGGATAATCAAGAAGCTGAAGAGATTGTAGAGGGTCTGGAAAAAACTAATAAAGAAAGGCAAAAAATTACTGAGAAAATGGTTGGTGAGGCCAAGGAACAGATTGATGAGAAAAAAGCCAAAGGATCTATTATTTCAGTTCTTGGTCAAGATTGGTCAGCTGGTTTAATCGGACTAGTGGCTGGACGTCTTTGTGATCAATTTTACCGGCCGATTATAGTACTTAGCCAATCAGAAAATGAAGTCATTGCTTCAGGCCGGAGTATTCCGGAATTTGATATTATTGAAGCAGTTGAAAAATTAAGAAAACATTTAAAGGATTACGGGGGTCATGCGGCTGCTTGTGGCTTTACTTTAAAAGCCAGGGATAGACTTGATGAATTTAATAAAGAATTATTGATATTAGGAGAAGAGCGATTAAAAGACCTTGATCTTTTTCCAAAAATAGTGATAGAAAAAAAAGTCAAACTAGAAGAAATAACCCATGATCTTTTGCATGAATTGGAGGAGTTTAAGCCTTTTGGTCAGGGCAATAAAAAACCCTTATTTTTATTAGAAAATTTAACAGTGGTTAATTTTGATCTGGTTGGTAAAAACACTAATCATTTGCGTTTGATGGTTAAACAAGATGACCATACGGTTAGAAAATGTATTGGTTTTTATCAACAAGAATTAGCTAAAAATTTAAAAAATGGTCAGAAAATAGATTTAGTTTGCGAGGTAAGTTTTAATGAGTGGAATGGGACCAAAGAAATTCAACTTAAAATTATTGATCTAAAAATAAAAAAATGA
- a CDS encoding glycosyltransferase: MKVALIHEHLAQDGGAEKVLKVFQEIYPKAPTYTLVYDKKKANKVFRNKDIRTSFIQKFPLGIRKYKWFLMFMPSAVESYDLTEYDLILSSSSAFSKGVITLPKTAHICYCHSPTRYLWSDTHSYVQELSYNRLIKKILPFYLTKLRLWDFSAAQRVDQFIANSKCVEKRINKYYRRSSKIIYPPVETKEFYISDKIGNYYLTGGRLVAYKRFDITVRAFSRLGIPLKVFGVGPEMEKLKEMAKDNVEFLGKVSEEELKKLYSQSIAFIHPQEEDFGITPIESMASGRPVIAYAAGGALETVKAGETGDFFEDQEWEALADKVIRFKPNQFNPQLIKEHALNFDTVRFKENIKNFVKNYYNKYINN, from the coding sequence ATGAAAGTAGCTCTAATACATGAACATTTAGCTCAGGACGGAGGAGCCGAAAAGGTATTAAAAGTTTTCCAGGAGATTTATCCAAAAGCCCCTACTTATACTTTGGTTTACGATAAGAAAAAAGCAAATAAAGTTTTTAGAAATAAAGATATTCGCACTTCTTTTATTCAAAAATTTCCTTTGGGAATAAGAAAATATAAGTGGTTTTTAATGTTTATGCCTTCAGCTGTAGAAAGCTATGATTTAACGGAATACGATCTTATTTTATCTTCTTCCTCGGCTTTTTCTAAGGGGGTAATTACTTTACCCAAAACAGCTCATATTTGTTACTGTCATTCTCCCACTCGGTATCTTTGGTCTGATACTCACAGTTATGTCCAGGAACTCTCTTATAATCGCCTGATTAAGAAGATTTTACCTTTTTATCTGACAAAGTTACGTTTATGGGATTTTTCCGCAGCTCAAAGGGTTGATCAGTTTATTGCTAATTCAAAATGTGTAGAAAAAAGAATAAATAAATATTATCGTCGCTCTTCTAAAATTATTTATCCACCAGTGGAAACCAAAGAATTTTATATATCTGATAAAATAGGTAATTACTATTTAACCGGTGGCCGCCTGGTTGCCTATAAACGCTTTGATATTACAGTTCGAGCCTTTAGTCGGTTGGGTATTCCTTTAAAAGTATTTGGAGTCGGTCCAGAAATGGAGAAATTAAAGGAAATGGCTAAGGATAATGTTGAATTTTTGGGTAAAGTGAGTGAAGAAGAATTAAAAAAATTATACAGTCAAAGTATTGCTTTTATTCATCCTCAAGAAGAGGATTTTGGTATTACCCCTATTGAATCAATGGCTTCTGGTCGCCCGGTTATTGCTTACGCGGCTGGCGGAGCTCTAGAAACAGTAAAGGCAGGGGAGACCGGAGATTTTTTTGAAGATCAGGAATGGGAGGCTTTAGCTGATAAAGTTATTAGATTTAAACCAAATCAATTTAACCCACAATTAATTAAAGAACACGCCCTTAATTTTGACACAGTCCGGTTTAAAGAAAATATTAAAAATTTTGTTAAAAACTATTATAATAAATATATTAATAATTAA